Proteins encoded in a region of the Candidatus Brocadia sp. genome:
- a CDS encoding TraR/DksA family transcriptional regulator → MQKKELKQMENVLLNRKNILLRELEERVKKYRDANGGKMTDIAEIASSSSTDELEITVAEEDARELKQIEDALARIRAGHYGICEQCGQMIKKARLKAIPFATLCVSCKEEEEKECGEKTIQTRYDAEDLIDKPENGEADDIDSRYFGRKIIEFEYDDSRN, encoded by the coding sequence ATGCAAAAGAAAGAATTGAAACAGATGGAAAATGTTCTTTTAAACAGAAAGAATATATTATTACGAGAACTTGAGGAACGGGTCAAAAAATATCGGGATGCCAATGGCGGAAAGATGACAGATATTGCAGAGATTGCATCCAGTTCCTCAACCGATGAATTGGAAATTACCGTTGCCGAAGAGGATGCAAGGGAACTGAAACAAATAGAAGATGCCCTGGCACGGATTCGCGCGGGACATTATGGAATTTGTGAACAATGCGGTCAAATGATAAAAAAGGCGAGGCTGAAGGCTATTCCGTTTGCCACCTTGTGTGTAAGTTGCAAGGAAGAAGAGGAAAAGGAGTGCGGCGAAAAAACTATCCAGACGAGATATGATGCTGAAGACCTCATTGACAAACCGGAAAATGGGGAGGCAGACGATATAGACAGCAGATACTTTGGAAGGAAGATTATTGAATTTGAATACGATGATAGCAGGAATTAG
- a CDS encoding ABC transporter ATP-binding protein: MSNTDNIAVLCRGVTKTYGSGSTQVHALCGVDLEVRTGELMMLVGPSGSGKTTLISVIAGVLDRDGGECLVFGHDFKRMKPNEKTLYRGQNIGFVFQMFNLIPALTAAENVAVPLIINGVKRREAIDRARDILCRVGLSDRTNSLPAELSGGQQQRVAIARAMLHNPKLIVCDEPTSALDHETGYRVMELLREVAVGVDRAFIVVTHDARIFEFADRIAKMDDGYIISIESLNRNSPDNKKF, from the coding sequence ATGTCAAATACAGATAACATTGCGGTACTTTGCCGGGGTGTAACCAAAACGTATGGAAGTGGCAGTACCCAGGTCCATGCCCTGTGCGGCGTGGATCTGGAAGTACGTACGGGAGAACTGATGATGCTCGTTGGCCCGTCTGGCAGTGGCAAAACCACGTTGATTTCTGTTATTGCCGGAGTCTTAGACCGGGACGGCGGCGAATGTCTGGTGTTTGGCCATGATTTCAAACGTATGAAACCTAATGAGAAAACGCTGTATCGTGGACAAAACATCGGGTTTGTTTTCCAGATGTTCAATTTGATCCCTGCCCTGACGGCTGCTGAGAATGTTGCGGTTCCGCTGATCATTAATGGTGTCAAACGACGCGAAGCAATAGACAGGGCGCGTGATATCCTCTGCCGCGTCGGACTCAGTGACCGTACAAACTCACTTCCCGCGGAACTTTCAGGCGGACAACAGCAGCGAGTCGCCATCGCACGCGCAATGTTACACAACCCGAAACTCATTGTATGTGACGAACCCACCAGTGCGCTTGACCATGAGACTGGCTACAGGGTCATGGAACTGTTACGGGAGGTTGCAGTTGGCGTTGATCGTGCGTTTATCGTCGTCACCCACGATGCACGCATTTTTGAATTTGCAGACCGCATTGCCAAAATGGATGACGGTTACATTATTAGTATAGAGAGTTTGAATCGTAATTCGCCAGATAATAAAAAATTCTAA
- a CDS encoding YjgP/YjgQ family permease produces the protein MFSRLDNYILKAFIPTFFMCLLIISGIYIVIDLLQKLGEFVEMGGDAFGTGTRYYTYLFPVIVFQFFPAIILIAVSIVLVRLSKNREILAMQVAGISLYRVLLPIFVITVFMSFASFGDQEWLIPKFAEKLETLRQNSFSDNIQKNILLDDKENNALIRIWKYNNKTQNMQSVFVLARYENRRKKFTISADEGRWLGKNTWLLTKVVKHVYDERGKWVAPIQQIDSMEFVSAITPADLGKIKLDPSLLNFEQLKELCKSEPDNPRNRVLFHSRIAYTLTHFVLLLLGIPIVVGFERLSRNLFLRVGLCVLICGIFYAMSFVCSNLGNTGMIHPILAAWLPIVIFGSVGLLFFDMMQM, from the coding sequence ATGTTCTCAAGACTCGACAATTACATATTGAAGGCCTTTATTCCTACATTCTTCATGTGCCTCCTCATTATTTCAGGAATATACATTGTTATTGACCTGCTTCAAAAACTGGGTGAATTTGTGGAGATGGGAGGAGATGCCTTCGGCACAGGAACACGTTACTATACGTATCTCTTTCCTGTGATTGTCTTTCAGTTTTTTCCTGCCATCATTTTAATAGCGGTAAGTATTGTCCTTGTACGGCTCTCGAAAAACCGGGAGATCCTGGCTATGCAGGTCGCCGGAATCTCACTTTACAGGGTATTGCTCCCTATCTTCGTCATTACCGTATTTATGTCCTTTGCTTCTTTTGGCGACCAGGAGTGGCTTATACCAAAATTTGCAGAAAAGTTAGAAACCTTACGGCAAAACTCGTTTAGTGATAATATCCAGAAAAACATTCTTTTAGATGATAAGGAAAATAATGCCTTAATTCGTATTTGGAAATATAACAACAAAACACAAAACATGCAGTCGGTATTTGTCCTTGCGCGATATGAAAACAGAAGAAAGAAATTTACCATCAGTGCTGATGAAGGCAGATGGCTGGGAAAGAATACATGGCTACTTACCAAAGTCGTAAAACATGTTTATGATGAACGGGGAAAGTGGGTTGCGCCCATACAACAAATTGACAGCATGGAATTTGTGTCCGCCATAACACCCGCGGATCTTGGCAAAATAAAGCTGGATCCCAGCCTGTTAAATTTTGAGCAATTAAAGGAACTCTGTAAAAGCGAACCTGATAACCCGAGAAACAGGGTATTGTTTCATTCCAGGATTGCCTATACCCTTACGCACTTTGTGTTGCTCCTGCTTGGCATACCCATCGTTGTCGGGTTTGAAAGATTAAGCAGAAATTTATTTTTGCGTGTTGGTCTGTGTGTCCTGATCTGCGGCATTTTTTATGCAATGTCATTTGTCTGTTCCAACCTCGGCAACACAGGAATGATCCATCCCATATTGGCGGCGTGGTTGCCCATAGTTATTTTTGGATCTGTCGGATTATTGTTTTTTGATATGATGCAAATGTAG
- the gyrB gene encoding DNA topoisomerase (ATP-hydrolyzing) subunit B, translating into MKAEETSSVVRKDTYDATSIKVLGGIEAVRKRPAMYIGDTTLKGLHHLVEEVVCNSVDEAVAGFCENISVKINADGSLAVIDDGRGIPVDVHKETNKSALEVVMTTLHAGGKFEHKSYKVSGGLHGVGVSVVNALSEWMEVEVRRDEHMYFQRYEKGEVKSPVELRGVTKKRGTRVVFKPDPEIFEDTTFCYETIAKRLREYAFLNKGLKITLSDERTDKSDSFKYEGGIKAFVKELNEGKDVIHKDIIYFEKESNGTIIEVAMQYNDGYSENVYTFANNINTVEGGTHLSGFRAALTRTLNNYAKNKGLLSEEKAPTGDDYKEGLTAVISVKLPDPQFEGQTKTKLGNRDVQGLVETVVNEQFGIYCEETPATAKAIINKGIDAARAREAARKARDLTRRKGALGSTNLPGKLADCSSRDFETSELFLVEGISAGGTAKQGRDRTFQAILPLKGVILNVEKARIDKMLSNEEIRTLISALGTGIGMDEFNVSNLRYGKVIIMTDADIDGAHIRTLLLTFFFRQMIDLIEKGHVYIAQPPLYKVTKNKRQEYIYDDRELQKKLISLGGEGTIMEVNSGEKESLDSSKLGKLLQQLVQMEEYTKMLRKKGISLDRFLGLRHKKSGNLPFYKVTYKGEIFYIYSEEELEEFIKEKQQAEGRELEILEEDDVLENKQRKEEGKIEVIEYHESREIEKTMRIIENFGFSIDEYFDGRNSEEPKYKLASGDTEIYANSLGEVLSKIREIGRKGLEIQRYKGLGEMNAEELAETTMNINTRTLLKVKVEDAAKADAIFSTLAGKDVQRRKEFIEKHALEVRNLDV; encoded by the coding sequence ATGAAGGCAGAAGAGACTAGTTCAGTAGTAAGAAAAGATACGTATGACGCAACGTCTATAAAGGTGCTTGGCGGCATAGAGGCAGTTAGAAAAAGGCCGGCAATGTACATAGGGGATACTACCCTAAAAGGGTTGCACCATCTGGTAGAGGAGGTGGTCTGTAACAGTGTGGATGAGGCGGTAGCAGGTTTCTGTGAAAATATCAGTGTAAAGATAAATGCAGACGGTAGTTTGGCCGTCATAGACGATGGAAGGGGTATTCCTGTCGACGTGCACAAAGAAACGAATAAGTCGGCGCTAGAGGTGGTTATGACCACGTTACATGCCGGAGGTAAGTTTGAACATAAAAGCTATAAGGTATCCGGCGGTCTGCATGGGGTCGGCGTATCAGTTGTGAATGCCCTTAGCGAGTGGATGGAGGTAGAGGTAAGAAGGGATGAGCATATGTACTTCCAACGGTATGAGAAAGGTGAAGTAAAGTCGCCCGTTGAGTTAAGAGGCGTTACCAAGAAAAGAGGAACCAGGGTTGTTTTCAAGCCTGACCCTGAAATATTCGAAGATACAACGTTTTGTTATGAAACAATAGCGAAAAGACTGAGGGAATATGCTTTTCTGAATAAAGGGTTAAAGATAACGCTCAGTGACGAGAGGACGGATAAGAGTGATTCATTCAAGTATGAAGGTGGCATAAAGGCGTTTGTAAAAGAACTTAATGAAGGGAAAGATGTAATTCATAAAGATATAATATATTTTGAGAAGGAAAGCAACGGTACTATTATTGAAGTAGCTATGCAGTATAATGATGGATATAGTGAAAATGTGTACACCTTTGCAAATAATATCAACACTGTGGAGGGGGGCACTCATCTGAGCGGTTTCAGAGCTGCTCTTACGAGAACTCTCAACAACTACGCAAAGAATAAAGGTCTCCTTAGCGAAGAAAAGGCACCTACAGGAGACGATTACAAGGAAGGACTTACGGCTGTCATAAGCGTAAAACTGCCTGATCCTCAGTTTGAAGGACAGACAAAGACGAAACTTGGTAATCGTGACGTTCAGGGTCTCGTAGAAACCGTGGTAAACGAGCAGTTTGGAATTTACTGTGAGGAAACACCGGCGACAGCGAAGGCTATCATCAATAAGGGGATAGATGCAGCCAGGGCGAGAGAAGCAGCGCGAAAAGCCAGGGACTTAACGAGGAGGAAAGGGGCGCTTGGAAGCACAAATCTTCCCGGAAAGCTGGCGGATTGCTCTTCGAGAGACTTCGAGACGTCTGAATTATTCCTCGTAGAAGGTATTTCCGCAGGTGGAACGGCAAAACAGGGAAGAGACCGTACATTTCAGGCAATCCTGCCGTTAAAAGGCGTGATTTTAAATGTAGAGAAGGCGCGCATTGACAAGATGTTGAGCAATGAGGAGATCAGAACACTAATATCCGCCTTGGGAACAGGCATAGGAATGGATGAGTTTAATGTGAGCAATCTGCGGTATGGTAAGGTTATAATAATGACGGATGCCGATATCGATGGGGCGCATATCAGAACGCTCCTGCTGACGTTTTTCTTCCGCCAGATGATAGATCTTATAGAAAAAGGGCATGTCTATATTGCGCAGCCGCCACTGTACAAGGTAACAAAGAACAAGAGACAGGAATATATTTATGATGACAGGGAGTTGCAAAAGAAGCTTATATCACTTGGTGGTGAAGGGACTATTATGGAAGTTAACAGTGGCGAAAAAGAAAGCCTGGACAGTTCAAAGCTGGGAAAGTTATTACAGCAATTAGTACAAATGGAAGAGTATACAAAAATGTTAAGAAAGAAAGGAATATCCCTGGACAGATTTTTAGGGTTACGACATAAAAAAAGCGGAAATCTTCCATTCTATAAGGTGACCTATAAAGGAGAGATATTTTATATCTATTCGGAAGAAGAACTGGAAGAATTTATAAAAGAGAAGCAGCAGGCAGAGGGAAGGGAACTGGAGATATTGGAAGAGGACGATGTACTCGAGAATAAGCAAAGAAAGGAAGAGGGAAAAATAGAAGTCATTGAATATCATGAAAGCAGAGAAATAGAGAAGACTATGCGGATAATAGAGAACTTTGGTTTTTCAATAGATGAGTATTTTGACGGACGCAACAGCGAAGAGCCAAAATACAAATTGGCATCAGGGGATACGGAAATATATGCCAACTCCCTTGGAGAGGTCTTATCAAAGATACGTGAGATCGGGAGAAAAGGGCTGGAGATACAGCGTTACAAAGGTCTGGGTGAAATGAATGCGGAAGAACTGGCGGAAACTACCATGAATATTAACACCAGAACACTATTAAAGGTAAAAGTGGAAGATGCGGCGAAAGCCGATGCGATCTTCAGCACCCTTGCTGGAAAGGACGTTCAGCGGAGAAAAGAGTTTATAGAGAAACATGCATTAGAAGTAAGAAATTTAGACGTTTAG
- the folK gene encoding 2-amino-4-hydroxy-6-hydroxymethyldihydropteridine diphosphokinase, with translation MVPVSIGLGSNVGDRARNLFSAYDHIITTKGIQPLKLSRFYETAPVGGPSQPMFLNAVLIVETVMSPHQLLERFQRIEALMGRVRSVKWGPRNIDIDILLYGDKTVDDRQLKIPHPLIHTRLFVLEPFVEIAPNVVHPVFKKTILQLYKELRASLPVTT, from the coding sequence ATGGTACCTGTTTCTATTGGCCTGGGCTCAAATGTGGGAGATAGGGCACGGAATCTGTTCTCCGCTTACGACCATATTATTACTACAAAGGGTATACAGCCTTTAAAACTTTCGCGATTTTATGAAACAGCACCCGTAGGCGGACCATCCCAGCCGATGTTTTTGAATGCCGTTCTCATCGTGGAGACGGTAATGTCTCCCCATCAATTACTCGAACGGTTTCAACGCATCGAAGCACTTATGGGCAGAGTCCGTTCGGTAAAATGGGGTCCCAGGAATATTGATATTGATATCCTGCTTTATGGTGATAAAACTGTTGATGACCGGCAACTGAAAATACCTCATCCCTTGATACACACTCGGTTGTTTGTTTTGGAACCATTCGTTGAAATTGCTCCCAACGTCGTTCATCCCGTTTTTAAAAAAACCATTCTTCAATTATATAAAGAACTCCGGGCTTCGTTACCGGTTACGACATAA
- the rodA gene encoding rod shape-determining protein RodA produces the protein MIRSISPKNFDWFMFPIICLILTVGIFFIWSASSEKFAFKQLVWVLMGFTLFFTLLYFDYLSFAHYAYIIYACFLSLLLLLLVLGGSVKGSQRWFSIGSFSIQPSEFMKITLVLTLARFLRYKKYGLGLFDIGISLLLTFIPMALIIKQPDLGTALVMVPILLSILYTAGIRLHHLLIFIGTGLAVSPLLWMFLLKSYQKMRIIGFLWPEKTNDWGAGYHRLQSLIAIGSGGFFGAGWGNGTQNQMKFLPERHTDFIFAVIAEEWGFLRACFVLFLYIVFLTCGIGIARSTREPCGRLIVIGLVTMFATQIVINICMTLGIAPIVGITLPFISYGGSSMLTSFIALSIIFNIKMRSKIDLASQYLHEIR, from the coding sequence ATGATACGTAGTATAAGTCCAAAAAATTTTGACTGGTTCATGTTCCCCATAATATGCCTCATTTTGACCGTGGGGATATTTTTCATCTGGAGCGCATCGTCTGAGAAGTTCGCATTCAAACAGCTCGTATGGGTCCTGATGGGATTTACCCTTTTCTTTACCCTTCTTTATTTTGATTATCTCTCATTCGCCCACTACGCATATATTATCTACGCATGCTTCCTTTCTCTTTTATTACTCTTGCTAGTCCTTGGGGGTTCCGTGAAAGGTTCACAGAGGTGGTTTTCCATCGGTTCTTTTTCAATTCAACCGTCAGAGTTTATGAAAATCACCCTGGTCCTCACCCTTGCAAGATTTCTCCGGTACAAGAAATATGGTCTCGGACTATTTGATATCGGAATTTCCCTCCTTTTGACCTTCATACCTATGGCACTCATTATAAAGCAGCCGGATTTGGGCACGGCGCTGGTCATGGTTCCTATTTTACTTTCTATTCTCTATACTGCAGGCATCCGGCTTCATCACCTCCTGATATTTATCGGTACCGGACTAGCCGTCTCACCTTTACTCTGGATGTTTCTGTTAAAGTCTTATCAGAAAATGAGGATCATTGGTTTTCTCTGGCCTGAGAAAACCAATGATTGGGGTGCAGGCTATCACAGACTCCAGTCCCTCATCGCTATCGGTTCCGGAGGTTTCTTTGGAGCCGGCTGGGGAAATGGCACGCAGAACCAAATGAAATTCCTGCCAGAGCGACATACTGATTTTATTTTTGCCGTTATTGCTGAAGAGTGGGGATTTTTACGGGCATGTTTCGTCCTGTTTCTCTATATTGTTTTCCTTACGTGCGGTATTGGTATTGCCAGAAGCACGCGCGAGCCTTGCGGGCGACTCATTGTTATAGGACTGGTTACCATGTTTGCAACTCAAATCGTGATCAATATCTGCATGACTTTGGGAATAGCCCCCATTGTAGGAATTACGCTTCCCTTTATCAGTTACGGTGGTTCTTCCATGCTTACATCGTTTATTGCACTTTCTATTATCTTTAATATTAAAATGCGTTCTAAGATTGACCTTGCCTCTCAATATCTCCATGAAATACGGTAA
- a CDS encoding efflux RND transporter periplasmic adaptor subunit, with the protein MIRKYLLPVLSILGIGFAVLTVVKGSKSLPPSQPVVDPSAPPFRSSVAGAGIVEANTENIAIGTLIPGVVSEIYVSVGSKVKAGDPLFKIDDRDLKAQLATRQTALRVARAQVRVERAQLDDLKDQLAKAEILSYKKVISTDEMDRRRYAVQTAEARLAWAKAEVASAEAQVKETETNLDRIIVRAPRDGEVLQAKIHVGEFAPAGITQTPLMIFGNIEPLNVRVDVDENDAWRVQPDTPAVAFLRGNREIKTPLKFVRFEPYVIPKKSLTGDSTERVDTRVLQVIYSVEHNDLPIFAGQQMDVFIEATDQITP; encoded by the coding sequence ATTATTAGAAAATACCTGCTACCCGTCCTGTCCATTTTAGGTATTGGGTTCGCTGTACTAACGGTCGTTAAAGGCAGCAAATCCCTTCCTCCGTCTCAGCCTGTTGTGGATCCGAGCGCACCTCCCTTCAGATCGTCCGTGGCCGGAGCCGGTATTGTGGAGGCGAATACTGAAAACATCGCAATCGGTACGCTCATTCCTGGTGTTGTCTCTGAGATCTACGTCTCCGTTGGCAGCAAGGTCAAGGCCGGTGATCCGTTGTTTAAGATTGATGACCGCGACCTGAAGGCACAACTGGCAACGAGGCAAACGGCGCTCAGGGTAGCCAGGGCACAGGTTAGGGTAGAAAGGGCGCAACTGGACGATTTGAAAGATCAACTAGCCAAGGCTGAAATCTTGTCTTACAAAAAGGTCATTAGCACTGATGAAATGGACAGACGCCGTTATGCGGTACAAACTGCTGAAGCAAGACTGGCCTGGGCCAAAGCAGAGGTTGCTTCAGCTGAAGCGCAGGTGAAAGAGACGGAGACCAACCTTGACCGGATTATCGTACGAGCACCCCGAGATGGCGAAGTCCTTCAAGCGAAAATTCACGTTGGTGAATTTGCCCCGGCGGGCATCACCCAAACGCCACTCATGATATTCGGCAACATAGAACCCCTGAACGTTCGCGTTGATGTGGATGAAAACGATGCATGGCGTGTGCAACCAGATACTCCAGCAGTGGCCTTTCTGCGCGGCAACCGGGAAATAAAAACACCTCTGAAATTCGTTCGTTTTGAGCCGTATGTCATTCCCAAAAAGTCGCTCACCGGCGATAGCACCGAGCGTGTTGACACGCGTGTGCTGCAGGTCATTTACAGCGTTGAACACAACGATCTGCCGATTTTTGCCGGGCAACAGATGGATGTATTCATTGAGGCGACTGATCAGATTACACCGTAA
- a CDS encoding TIGR03960 family B12-binding radical SAM protein translates to MNALKLFVTEHILPMVEMPGQYIGGEWNSVVKNHDDIDIKIALAFPDTYSIGMSHLGIQILYGLLNERTDTVCERVFAPLDDMESLLRKQKIPLFSLETYTPLKEFDIIGFSLQYELSYTNVLNMLDLSGIPVMASERNETDPLIIAGGPAAISPEPLADFIDIFLVGDGEESLPQLIELVKDMKQRKLPRKEKVVSIAQTLRNAYAPSFYEVSYRQDNTVKAIHPRVSGLPSLIRSASVKDLNKTYFPTRPIVPHVKTIHDRVTIEVMRGCTQGCRFCQAGMSKRPTRPRTVENILYLAERCYTNTGHNEISLASLSISDYPFLKQLMDRMNHIFRPRYVNISFPSLRINEQLVFLPSLLNTVRKSGLTLAPEAGTQTLRKIINKNITDEDLYAGIEEAFKQGWNLVKLYFMVGLPTETDDDIDAIARLAYNISDLKKNMSGSFGQVNISIAPFVPKAHTPFQWHPMVTLQRIKEVRNRLFDRVRRKCIHIKFHSAERSILEGIFARGDRRLGKVIYQAWQDGCKFDAWEEHFHFQRWMDAFQKAGVDWTFYVHRQRNDDEVFPWDHISCGVVKPFLMQERQRSFSEEITPDCRTAECPECGSCARSRNFCTV, encoded by the coding sequence ATGAATGCCTTAAAATTGTTCGTAACAGAACACATACTACCCATGGTGGAAATGCCCGGGCAATATATCGGTGGAGAATGGAACTCAGTTGTTAAGAACCATGACGATATTGATATAAAAATCGCATTGGCATTTCCTGATACCTATAGTATAGGTATGTCTCATCTTGGTATCCAGATTCTTTACGGATTGCTCAACGAACGAACGGACACTGTTTGTGAAAGGGTATTTGCCCCCCTGGATGACATGGAATCACTTCTCAGAAAACAGAAGATTCCTCTCTTTTCCCTTGAAACTTATACCCCTTTGAAAGAATTCGACATAATAGGTTTCTCTCTCCAATATGAACTATCGTATACCAATGTCCTGAATATGCTGGATCTCTCAGGGATTCCTGTCATGGCATCTGAACGCAACGAAACAGACCCTCTTATCATTGCCGGTGGTCCTGCGGCCATTTCTCCTGAGCCATTAGCAGATTTTATCGATATATTTCTTGTGGGGGACGGGGAGGAAAGCCTGCCTCAACTCATTGAATTAGTTAAGGACATGAAGCAGAGAAAACTCCCCCGCAAAGAAAAGGTTGTTTCCATAGCTCAAACCCTGAGGAATGCCTATGCACCATCCTTCTATGAAGTCTCTTACCGTCAGGATAATACGGTAAAAGCGATACATCCAAGGGTATCTGGTCTTCCGTCGCTCATACGATCCGCCTCGGTAAAGGATCTCAACAAGACCTATTTTCCAACCAGGCCGATTGTGCCGCATGTAAAAACTATTCACGACCGTGTCACTATTGAGGTTATGCGCGGCTGTACACAGGGGTGCAGGTTTTGTCAGGCTGGCATGAGTAAACGGCCTACCCGGCCCCGTACCGTAGAAAACATTTTATACCTTGCGGAACGCTGCTATACCAATACCGGGCATAATGAAATATCCCTTGCATCCCTTTCTATTAGTGACTATCCGTTCTTAAAACAGTTAATGGACCGGATGAACCATATTTTCCGTCCGCGGTATGTAAACATCTCTTTTCCGTCCTTACGGATAAACGAACAACTTGTCTTTTTGCCTTCTCTGCTCAATACCGTTCGCAAGTCAGGACTTACCCTTGCACCTGAGGCGGGAACGCAAACGCTGAGAAAGATTATTAACAAAAATATCACCGACGAGGACCTCTATGCGGGTATCGAGGAAGCGTTTAAACAAGGCTGGAATTTGGTGAAACTCTATTTTATGGTTGGACTCCCTACAGAAACAGACGACGATATCGATGCCATTGCAAGACTTGCCTACAACATCTCTGACTTGAAAAAGAATATGAGTGGTTCTTTCGGACAAGTGAATATCAGTATAGCGCCCTTTGTACCCAAGGCGCATACCCCTTTCCAATGGCACCCCATGGTTACCCTCCAGCGGATAAAAGAGGTAAGAAACCGATTATTTGATCGGGTTCGGCGAAAATGCATTCATATCAAGTTTCACAGTGCAGAACGCAGCATTTTAGAAGGGATATTTGCCCGTGGGGACCGAAGGTTGGGAAAGGTTATTTATCAGGCATGGCAGGATGGATGCAAATTTGACGCATGGGAAGAACATTTCCATTTTCAAAGATGGATGGATGCATTTCAAAAGGCGGGGGTTGACTGGACCTTTTATGTCCACCGCCAGAGAAACGACGATGAGGTCTTCCCCTGGGACCATATCAGCTGTGGTGTTGTAAAGCCATTCCTTATGCAGGAAAGGCAAAGATCCTTCTCTGAGGAAATTACTCCTGATTGCCGTACTGCTGAATGTCCTGAATGCGGGAGCTGTGCGCGTTCGAGGAATTTTTGTACGGTTTAG
- a CDS encoding FtsX-like permease family protein translates to MNFVALKMLIGNRAKYLGIIVGLTFASLLITQQSAIFVGLMMRTFGFLTDTALPDIWVMDPKVQYIDDLKPMKETESLRVRSVQGVAWAVPLYKGLLKARLPNGTFQTCNVIGLDDETLIGGPPRMLQGQMADLRRSDGVIVDIVGATGKLARVLPDGKREPMKIGDTMELNDHRAVVVGICQVQRTFQSQPVVYTTFSRATTFSPRERKQMSFVLAKAKPGQDLLTLCRRIRRVTGLAAYTKDEFKKITINYYTKYTGIPINFGTTVVLGFIVGVAIAGQTFYNFTLDNLRYFGTLKAMGASDFMLLRMILLQATMVGGIGYGLGVGAASVFGTLSGRTELSFRLPWQLLVFSAIAIMLICAISAALSMWKVVRLEPAVVFKS, encoded by the coding sequence ATGAATTTTGTTGCATTAAAAATGCTTATTGGAAATCGCGCCAAGTACCTTGGCATCATTGTCGGACTGACATTCGCCTCACTGCTTATTACCCAACAGTCAGCCATTTTCGTAGGACTGATGATGCGAACGTTTGGCTTCCTGACGGACACGGCGCTTCCTGACATCTGGGTAATGGATCCGAAAGTGCAGTACATTGACGATCTCAAACCAATGAAAGAAACGGAATCGCTTCGCGTTCGCAGCGTACAAGGGGTTGCGTGGGCGGTGCCTTTGTACAAGGGGTTGCTGAAGGCGAGGCTGCCGAACGGAACCTTTCAGACATGCAACGTCATTGGTCTTGACGACGAGACATTAATTGGAGGTCCGCCGAGGATGTTACAAGGGCAAATGGCTGACCTCCGCCGAAGTGATGGTGTAATTGTAGATATCGTTGGTGCAACAGGCAAGCTGGCCAGGGTTCTGCCAGATGGAAAACGCGAACCCATGAAAATCGGTGACACCATGGAGCTTAACGACCATCGTGCCGTTGTTGTCGGGATTTGCCAGGTACAACGGACATTTCAATCACAGCCCGTTGTTTACACGACATTCTCACGGGCAACTACCTTTTCGCCGCGTGAACGCAAGCAGATGTCTTTTGTGCTGGCAAAAGCAAAGCCGGGCCAGGATCTCCTGACACTATGCCGGCGCATTCGCCGGGTAACGGGTTTGGCTGCCTATACGAAGGATGAATTTAAAAAGATTACTATCAATTATTACACGAAATACACAGGTATTCCTATCAATTTTGGGACTACGGTAGTACTTGGTTTCATCGTGGGTGTTGCTATTGCCGGACAGACATTTTATAATTTTACTCTTGACAATCTGCGCTATTTCGGAACGCTCAAGGCAATGGGCGCTTCGGATTTTATGTTACTGCGAATGATCTTGCTTCAGGCAACAATGGTCGGCGGCATCGGATACGGACTTGGAGTTGGTGCCGCCTCGGTGTTCGGAACGCTGTCCGGTCGCACGGAACTTTCCTTCCGGCTGCCATGGCAACTCTTAGTCTTCAGCGCAATCGCCATTATGTTAATTTGCGCTATCTCTGCCGCCCTTAGCATGTGGAAGGTGGTACGGTTGGAACCGGCGGTTGTCTTTAAGAGCTAG